Proteins encoded by one window of Carassius auratus strain Wakin chromosome 8, ASM336829v1, whole genome shotgun sequence:
- the LOC113107337 gene encoding 8-oxo-dGDP phosphatase NUDT18-like, translated as MSLEETVEMLLKGEGLEVTELHFAPEHKKPVTRKNTCFAVCALIFNSKNEVLMIQEAKAVCLGSWYLPAGRIEDGESIEEALKREVQEEAGIDCQPITLLQIQEKGPSWIRFAFLAEKTGGSLKTPEEANADSLQAQWYNRETLPKNIRKLDILTLIDAGIRYRQSPWFSELQPVDLPCDVVCQRLLLAFTSSDANPENGEEERIWLLLSKDAQLPVAASVEAQTLTFTAKQLVKYCMPSRYEQLSVNTCGILGVQHNGRAPGQTDGVCLNTLVLLEYNEEEEEISLSSPPKPEDAGFRWHEVTNQSLRTEILQKIEEGSVLPVQSI; from the exons ATGTCCCTGGAGGAGACGGTGGAGATGCTTCTGAAGGGAGAGGGACTGGAAGTGACCGAGCTCCACTTCGCTCCTGAACACAAGAAGCCAGTCACACGCAAAAACACATGCTTTGCTGTCTGTGCGCTCATCTTCAACTCTAAG AACGAGGTGCTGATGATTCAGGAGGCAAAGGCAGTGTGTCTTGGTTCATGGTATCTCCCTGCAGGTCGTATAGAAGATGGTGAAAGTATTGAAGAAGCCCTAAAGAGAGAGGTGCAGGAGGAGGCGGGAATAGACTGTCAGCCAATCACACTGCTGCAGATCCAAGAAAAAGGGCCAAGCTGGATCCGCTTTGCTTTTCTAGCAGAGAAAACAG GGGGCTCTCTGAAGACACCAGAAGAAGCAAACGCTGACTCGCTGCAAGCTCAGTGGTACAACCGCGAAACTCTGCCTAAGAATATCCGTAAACTTGACATTCTCACCCTCATTGATGCTGGGATAAGATATCGCCAAAGTCCCTGGTTCTCAGAGTTACAGCCTGTCGACCTTCCCTGCGACGTCGTCTGCCAAAGGCTTCTTCTCGCATTCACCTCCAGCGACGCTAACCCTGAAAACGGTGAGGAAGAACGCATATGGCTGTTGCTGAGCAAAGACGCCCAACTTCCTGTTGCAGCCTCCGTCGAAGCACAAACTCTCACATTCACAGCAAAACAGCTGGTTAAGTATTGCATGCCCTCCAGGTATGAGCAGCTAAGCGTGAACACCTGTGGGATTCTGGGAGTGCAGCACAACGGGAGAGCTCCCGGCCAAACCGATGGAGTCTGTTTGAACACTCTTGTGCTGCTGGAGTAtaacgaggaagaggaggaaatcAGTCTCAGCAGTCCACCCAAACCAGAGGATGCTGGGTTCAGATGGCATGAGGTGACCAATCAGAGCCTGAGGACTGAGATCCTGCAAAAGATCGAGGAAGGCTCTGTCCTGCCTGTTCAGAGCATATGA
- the LOC113107335 gene encoding protein FAM160B2-like isoform X2, translating into MLDILVYEETQQGEETGPCMEYLLQHKILETLCTLGKAQYPPGMSQQVMLFFSKVLSQIQKPVLHLINVYRPVQKLIHLCGLPDSKTETEESQFLFAVCARVKKDPYVLNYILEISKDSQKRCSSTSDEAVEEGCSGSSSPEGAPSSSCSARSGAHPSSPPQTATGIIPVLMHLGKSQKSRVALRSMESLLLLVSSPQEDTGHLLAEGTPLCHLLAQRLTELYCLIPSSLDPADIHSYSGAQWRDQFTQDSTEESQSFPGSENVHSFFCFLDYCSDLTKEAPTVLGVKMARAIHLQLLEGVIQPHLLQMSEVGILVHTALLSCSVRHIRSPALLEELVQFLLGCDTHGEQRQDTHTHLLRYRLIEHCNHISDEISITTLRLFEELLQKPSKSILTNLVLRNLEKRSYRLPGSGVTDERHGVESDVLEESEGLEEDPFFTDMYEDSGLGGQEPLLSLPNVRERRNPSAHTQVADIVNSFLCLVPQEAKTSHLVQEAGYDTYVHDAHKLLKECMALSRDWNWPDSAKTTETNPATDFYEGHFLQILFDRIARILEQPYELNLQVTSVLSKLAVFPHPHLHEYLLDPYISLSPGARSLFSTLVRVIGELMQRIQHIHSVTDKLMLIRRQLMGLEEETMVDYVTLLKGVIVLEEFCKELAAIAFVKLPIEEQ; encoded by the exons ATGCTGGACATCCTGGTGTATGAGGAGACACAGCAAGGAGAGGAAACGGGCCCCTGCATGGAGTACCTGCTCCAGCACAAAATACTAGAGACACTTTGCACGCTGGGAAAAGCACAG TATCCTCCTGGCATGAGTCAACAAGTGATGCTGTTCTTCTCTAAAGTCCTGAGCCAGATTCAGAAACCTGTGCTGCATTTAATCAACGTCTATCGGCCCGTACAG AAACTTATCCATCTTTGTGGACTCCCTGATTCAAAGACTGAAACAGAGGAGTCTCAGTTTCTGTTTGCTGTTTGCGCTCGTGTCAAAAAAGACCCTTATGTCCTCAACTATATCCTCGAG ATTAGCAAAGACTCTCAGAAGAGGTGCAGCTCTACCTCAGACGAGGCTGTGGAGGAGGGCTGCAGTGGATCCTCCAGTCCTGAGGGGGCTCCCTCGTCCTCCTGCTCGGCCCGCAGCGGAGCTCACCCCTCCAGCCCACCTCAGACAGCCACAGGCATTATCCCTGTACTCATGCACCTGGGGAAGAGTCAG AAAAGTCGTGTTGCGCTCAGATCCATGGAGAGTCTGCTGCTGCTGGTCAGTTCACCTCAGGAGGACACTGGACATCTGCTGGCTGAGGGAACGCCACTGTGTCATCTACTCGCTCAGAGACTGACTGAACTTTACTGCCTCATACCCTCATCACTCGACCCTGCAGACATTCACAGCTACTCCGGCGCACAGTGGAG GGATCAGTTCACACAGGACAGTACAGAGGAGAGCCAGTCGTTTCCTGGCAGTGAGAACGTCCACAGCTTCTTCTGCTTTTTGGATTACTGCAGTGATCTCACCAAGGAAGCACCAACG GTTCTTGGTGTTAAAATGGCCAGAGCAATTCACCTTCAGTTGCTTGAAGGAGTCATTCAGCCTCATCTGCTTCAGAT GTCAGAGGTCGGTATCCTGGTGCACACCGCTCTGCTGTCCTGTTCTGTTCGTCACATACGTTCTCCTGCGCTCCTGGAGGAACTGGTTCAGTTTCTGCTGGGCTGCGACACACATGGTGAACAGCGAcaggacacacatacacaccttcTACGTTACCGCCTTATCGAACACTGCAACCACATCTCAGACGAG ATCAGTATCACAACGTTACGTCTCTTTGAGGAGCTTCTACAGAAGCCCAGCAAGAGCATCTTAACCAATCTGGTGCTGCGTAACCTTGAGAAGCGCAGCTACAGGCTGCCCGGGTCAGGGGTCACGGACGAGAGACATGGAGTCGAGAGTGATGTCCTGGAAGAGTCTGA GGGACTGGAAGAGGATCCCTTCTTCACAGACATGTATGAAGACAGTGGGCTCGGAGGCCAGGAGCCTCTTCTGTCTCTACCCAATGTCAGAGAGAGACGTAATCCCAGTGCGCACACACAAGTTGCTGACATCGTCAATAG ctTCTTGTGTTTAGTGCCCCAAGAAGCAAAAACATCCCATCTGGTGCAGGAAGCAGGATATGACACGTATGTTCACGATGCACACAAGCTG TTAAAAGAATGTATGGCTCTTTCACGGGACTGGAACTGGCCAGATTCTGCCAAAACCACTGAAACCAACCCCGCTACAGACTTCTATGAAGGGCACTTCCTGCAGATCCTGTTTGACCGGATTGCACGCATACTAGAGCAG CCGTATGAGCTGAATCTTCAGGTGACGTCAGTCCTGTCCAAGTTAGCAGTGTTTCCTCACCCTCACCTGCACGAGTACCTGCTGGACCCGTACATCAGCCTGAGCCCTGGAGCCCGGTCGCTCTTCTCCACTCTAGTCAGG GTGATCGGAGAATTAATGCAGAGGATCCAACACATCCACAGTGTGACAGACAAACTGATGCTGATCAGGAGACAGCTGATGGGACTGGAGGAGGAGACAAT GGTGGATTATGTGACCCTGTTGAAGGGTGTGATCGTTCTGGAGGAGTTCTGCAAGGAACTGGCTGCTATAGCATTTGTCAAACTCCCCATAGAAGAGCAGTGA
- the LOC113107335 gene encoding protein FAM160B2-like isoform X1, whose product MDMFNKVTAFLQQALETREPSINLLDSFVDHWKAVTNYYIETTDESRPVKKTDIPWRLKQMLDILVYEETQQGEETGPCMEYLLQHKILETLCTLGKAQYPPGMSQQVMLFFSKVLSQIQKPVLHLINVYRPVQKLIHLCGLPDSKTETEESQFLFAVCARVKKDPYVLNYILEISKDSQKRCSSTSDEAVEEGCSGSSSPEGAPSSSCSARSGAHPSSPPQTATGIIPVLMHLGKSQKSRVALRSMESLLLLVSSPQEDTGHLLAEGTPLCHLLAQRLTELYCLIPSSLDPADIHSYSGAQWRDQFTQDSTEESQSFPGSENVHSFFCFLDYCSDLTKEAPTVLGVKMARAIHLQLLEGVIQPHLLQMSEVGILVHTALLSCSVRHIRSPALLEELVQFLLGCDTHGEQRQDTHTHLLRYRLIEHCNHISDEISITTLRLFEELLQKPSKSILTNLVLRNLEKRSYRLPGSGVTDERHGVESDVLEESEGLEEDPFFTDMYEDSGLGGQEPLLSLPNVRERRNPSAHTQVADIVNSFLCLVPQEAKTSHLVQEAGYDTYVHDAHKLLKECMALSRDWNWPDSAKTTETNPATDFYEGHFLQILFDRIARILEQPYELNLQVTSVLSKLAVFPHPHLHEYLLDPYISLSPGARSLFSTLVRVIGELMQRIQHIHSVTDKLMLIRRQLMGLEEETMVDYVTLLKGVIVLEEFCKELAAIAFVKLPIEEQ is encoded by the exons ATGGACATGTTTAATAAAGTGACAGCTTTTCTGCAGCAGGCCTTGGAAACA AGGGAGCCGTCGATAAACCTGCTGGACTCTTTTGTGGATCACTGGAAAGCAGTAACCAACTATTACATCGAAACTACAG ATGAGTCTCGTCCGGTGAAAAAGACAGACATCCCATGGCGGCTCAAACAGATGCTGGACATCCTGGTGTATGAGGAGACACAGCAAGGAGAGGAAACGGGCCCCTGCATGGAGTACCTGCTCCAGCACAAAATACTAGAGACACTTTGCACGCTGGGAAAAGCACAG TATCCTCCTGGCATGAGTCAACAAGTGATGCTGTTCTTCTCTAAAGTCCTGAGCCAGATTCAGAAACCTGTGCTGCATTTAATCAACGTCTATCGGCCCGTACAG AAACTTATCCATCTTTGTGGACTCCCTGATTCAAAGACTGAAACAGAGGAGTCTCAGTTTCTGTTTGCTGTTTGCGCTCGTGTCAAAAAAGACCCTTATGTCCTCAACTATATCCTCGAG ATTAGCAAAGACTCTCAGAAGAGGTGCAGCTCTACCTCAGACGAGGCTGTGGAGGAGGGCTGCAGTGGATCCTCCAGTCCTGAGGGGGCTCCCTCGTCCTCCTGCTCGGCCCGCAGCGGAGCTCACCCCTCCAGCCCACCTCAGACAGCCACAGGCATTATCCCTGTACTCATGCACCTGGGGAAGAGTCAG AAAAGTCGTGTTGCGCTCAGATCCATGGAGAGTCTGCTGCTGCTGGTCAGTTCACCTCAGGAGGACACTGGACATCTGCTGGCTGAGGGAACGCCACTGTGTCATCTACTCGCTCAGAGACTGACTGAACTTTACTGCCTCATACCCTCATCACTCGACCCTGCAGACATTCACAGCTACTCCGGCGCACAGTGGAG GGATCAGTTCACACAGGACAGTACAGAGGAGAGCCAGTCGTTTCCTGGCAGTGAGAACGTCCACAGCTTCTTCTGCTTTTTGGATTACTGCAGTGATCTCACCAAGGAAGCACCAACG GTTCTTGGTGTTAAAATGGCCAGAGCAATTCACCTTCAGTTGCTTGAAGGAGTCATTCAGCCTCATCTGCTTCAGAT GTCAGAGGTCGGTATCCTGGTGCACACCGCTCTGCTGTCCTGTTCTGTTCGTCACATACGTTCTCCTGCGCTCCTGGAGGAACTGGTTCAGTTTCTGCTGGGCTGCGACACACATGGTGAACAGCGAcaggacacacatacacaccttcTACGTTACCGCCTTATCGAACACTGCAACCACATCTCAGACGAG ATCAGTATCACAACGTTACGTCTCTTTGAGGAGCTTCTACAGAAGCCCAGCAAGAGCATCTTAACCAATCTGGTGCTGCGTAACCTTGAGAAGCGCAGCTACAGGCTGCCCGGGTCAGGGGTCACGGACGAGAGACATGGAGTCGAGAGTGATGTCCTGGAAGAGTCTGA GGGACTGGAAGAGGATCCCTTCTTCACAGACATGTATGAAGACAGTGGGCTCGGAGGCCAGGAGCCTCTTCTGTCTCTACCCAATGTCAGAGAGAGACGTAATCCCAGTGCGCACACACAAGTTGCTGACATCGTCAATAG ctTCTTGTGTTTAGTGCCCCAAGAAGCAAAAACATCCCATCTGGTGCAGGAAGCAGGATATGACACGTATGTTCACGATGCACACAAGCTG TTAAAAGAATGTATGGCTCTTTCACGGGACTGGAACTGGCCAGATTCTGCCAAAACCACTGAAACCAACCCCGCTACAGACTTCTATGAAGGGCACTTCCTGCAGATCCTGTTTGACCGGATTGCACGCATACTAGAGCAG CCGTATGAGCTGAATCTTCAGGTGACGTCAGTCCTGTCCAAGTTAGCAGTGTTTCCTCACCCTCACCTGCACGAGTACCTGCTGGACCCGTACATCAGCCTGAGCCCTGGAGCCCGGTCGCTCTTCTCCACTCTAGTCAGG GTGATCGGAGAATTAATGCAGAGGATCCAACACATCCACAGTGTGACAGACAAACTGATGCTGATCAGGAGACAGCTGATGGGACTGGAGGAGGAGACAAT GGTGGATTATGTGACCCTGTTGAAGGGTGTGATCGTTCTGGAGGAGTTCTGCAAGGAACTGGCTGCTATAGCATTTGTCAAACTCCCCATAGAAGAGCAGTGA
- the LOC113107338 gene encoding actin filament-associated protein 1-like 2 isoform X4 translates to MPPPAARGERGTDKRETHRKDSMNPSVPPNPLCVEEEDCYEEAEPFVPASQSSDKVDSDSSHYESYGEEEDDEEFVKDRAHYIQWSSSQPCLRPVPESRICGYLWKKKWLGQWTRQLFIIKHNSLLCFKCAKDLHPLLELNLTGCYVVYKSRHSKKMQHELKVVAGAESVILGFQSSTQAEEWRKIIEEVSGSSYYEPESQSSSSILRSERLDSCRSSTVLHTDSDEEKISSLPSAVSSVEIKDKDLSGFLNVLMNCQWQSLWCRVEDGVLKMYRDEASEESPQYTVQLRGSEVRPGPDTAHTYRITITQHGDQVAVLEVSCADDKEQWVQLLQDGSSTVAGSPYQHISHESLSGLKSRRFRTSNMYMDDPFQQLCGPSVHPQPIYSNTSILEHMFEKPYTGGNGESVSSKDPASYRNNEIFSNHSTKVFEFERGVQKLDLTGKRRVPLRAGSEVNLMSVGTKPAKRNSFRRSLAFCTERAQGGFLTPLLRRTASAKSTLKKAPSALFMEHGRVFQRKREWETKASG, encoded by the exons tCTATGAATCCCTCTGTTCCCCCAAATCCCCTGTGTGTAGAGGAAGAGGACTGTTATGAGGAGGCAGAACCATTTGTCCCAGCTAGTCAGTCTTCAG ATAAAGTGGACTCAGACAGTAGTCACTACGAGTCGTATGgtgaagaggaggatgatgaggagTTTGTAAAGGACCGAGCTCACTACATCCAGTGGAGCTCCTCTCAACCGTGTTTAAGACCCGTGCCAGAGTCACGCATCTGTGGATACCTCTGGAAGAAGAAGTGGTTGGGTCAGTGGACCCGCCAGCTCTTCATTATTAAGCACAACTCTTTATTG TGTTTTAAGTGTGCTAAAGACCTGCACCCTCTGCTGGAGCTAAACCTCACGGGTTGTTACGTGGTCTACAAATCCAGGCACAGTAAGAAGATGCAGCACGAGCTAAAGGTGGTGGCCGGTGCCGAATCGGTTATCTTGGGCTTCCAGAGCAGCACGCAGGCCGAAGAGTGGAGGAAG ATTATAGAAGAAGTGAGCGGGTCTTCTTATTATGAACCTGAATCCCAAAGCTCCTCATCCATCCTGAGGAGCGAGAGGCTGGACTCTTGCAGG TCAAGTACTGTCCTCCATACGGACTCGGATGAAGAGAAAATCTCAAGTCTTCCGTCTGCAGTTAGCAGTGTGGAAATCAAAGATAAAGACCTAT CCGGCTTCCTAAACGTGCTGATGAACTGTCAGTGGCAGAGTCTGTGGTGTCGGGTGGAGGACGGGGTCCTGAAGATGTACCGGGACGAGGCGTCAGAAGAGAGCCCTCAGTACACGGTTCAGCTCAGAGGGAGCGAGGTGCGACCCGGCCCGGATACAGCACACACGTACCGCATTACCATCACACAGCACGGGGACCAGGTGGCTGTGCTAGAG GTGAGTTGTGCAGATGATAAAGAGCAGTGGGTTCAGCTCCTGCAGGATGGGAGTTCAACTGTAGCTGGTTCTCCATATCAACACATCAGCCACGAGTCactgag TGGTCTGAAAAGCCGCAGGTTTCGCACCTCAAACATGTACATGGATGACCCCTTTCAGCAGCTGTGTGGTCCATCAGTCCACCCGCAGCCCATCTATTCAAACACATCCATACTGGAGCACATG TTTGAGAAACCCTACACTGGTGGAAACGGAGAATCGGTGTCATCCAAGGATCCTGCCAGCTACAGAAATAATGAAATCTTCAGCAACCACA GTACAAAAGTGTTTGAGTTTGAGAGGGGTGTGCAGAAGCTGGACCTGACAGGAAAGAGACGTGTGCCGTTGCGAGCAGGGTCAGAGGTCAACCTCATGAGTGTGGGGACGAAGCCAGCTAAACGGAACTCCTTCAGACGCTCCCTCGCTTTCTGCACTGAACGAGCACAG GGTGGATTTCTGACCCCACTCTTGAGAAGAACTGCCTCAGCAAAAAGCACCCTGAAGAAAGCCCCGTCTGCCCTGTTTATGGAGCATGGCAGGGTCTTCCAGAGGAAGAGG GAGTGGGAAACCAAAGCTTCAGGTTGA
- the LOC113107338 gene encoding actin filament-associated protein 1-like 2 isoform X3 → MDKQKAEDAEYMIMNCPSGGPSDLRESPTAEAQSTEEALSVTSTDRLWPRSMNPSVPPNPLCVEEEDCYEEAEPFVPASQSSDKVDSDSSHYESYGEEEDDEEFVKDRAHYIQWSSSQPCLRPVPESRICGYLWKKKWLGQWTRQLFIIKHNSLLCFKCAKDLHPLLELNLTGCYVVYKSRHSKKMQHELKVVAGAESVILGFQSSTQAEEWRKIIEEVSGSSYYEPESQSSSSILRSERLDSCRSSTVLHTDSDEEKISSLPSAVSSVEIKDKDLSGFLNVLMNCQWQSLWCRVEDGVLKMYRDEASEESPQYTVQLRGSEVRPGPDTAHTYRITITQHGDQVAVLEVSCADDKEQWVQLLQDGSSTVAGSPYQHISHESLSGLKSRRFRTSNMYMDDPFQQLCGPSVHPQPIYSNTSILEHMFEKPYTGGNGESVSSKDPASYRNNEIFSNHSTKVFEFERGVQKLDLTGKRRVPLRAGSEVNLMSVGTKPAKRNSFRRSLAFCTERAQGGFLTPLLRRTASAKSTLKKAPSALFMEHGRVFQRKREWETKASG, encoded by the exons tCTATGAATCCCTCTGTTCCCCCAAATCCCCTGTGTGTAGAGGAAGAGGACTGTTATGAGGAGGCAGAACCATTTGTCCCAGCTAGTCAGTCTTCAG ATAAAGTGGACTCAGACAGTAGTCACTACGAGTCGTATGgtgaagaggaggatgatgaggagTTTGTAAAGGACCGAGCTCACTACATCCAGTGGAGCTCCTCTCAACCGTGTTTAAGACCCGTGCCAGAGTCACGCATCTGTGGATACCTCTGGAAGAAGAAGTGGTTGGGTCAGTGGACCCGCCAGCTCTTCATTATTAAGCACAACTCTTTATTG TGTTTTAAGTGTGCTAAAGACCTGCACCCTCTGCTGGAGCTAAACCTCACGGGTTGTTACGTGGTCTACAAATCCAGGCACAGTAAGAAGATGCAGCACGAGCTAAAGGTGGTGGCCGGTGCCGAATCGGTTATCTTGGGCTTCCAGAGCAGCACGCAGGCCGAAGAGTGGAGGAAG ATTATAGAAGAAGTGAGCGGGTCTTCTTATTATGAACCTGAATCCCAAAGCTCCTCATCCATCCTGAGGAGCGAGAGGCTGGACTCTTGCAGG TCAAGTACTGTCCTCCATACGGACTCGGATGAAGAGAAAATCTCAAGTCTTCCGTCTGCAGTTAGCAGTGTGGAAATCAAAGATAAAGACCTAT CCGGCTTCCTAAACGTGCTGATGAACTGTCAGTGGCAGAGTCTGTGGTGTCGGGTGGAGGACGGGGTCCTGAAGATGTACCGGGACGAGGCGTCAGAAGAGAGCCCTCAGTACACGGTTCAGCTCAGAGGGAGCGAGGTGCGACCCGGCCCGGATACAGCACACACGTACCGCATTACCATCACACAGCACGGGGACCAGGTGGCTGTGCTAGAG GTGAGTTGTGCAGATGATAAAGAGCAGTGGGTTCAGCTCCTGCAGGATGGGAGTTCAACTGTAGCTGGTTCTCCATATCAACACATCAGCCACGAGTCactgag TGGTCTGAAAAGCCGCAGGTTTCGCACCTCAAACATGTACATGGATGACCCCTTTCAGCAGCTGTGTGGTCCATCAGTCCACCCGCAGCCCATCTATTCAAACACATCCATACTGGAGCACATG TTTGAGAAACCCTACACTGGTGGAAACGGAGAATCGGTGTCATCCAAGGATCCTGCCAGCTACAGAAATAATGAAATCTTCAGCAACCACA GTACAAAAGTGTTTGAGTTTGAGAGGGGTGTGCAGAAGCTGGACCTGACAGGAAAGAGACGTGTGCCGTTGCGAGCAGGGTCAGAGGTCAACCTCATGAGTGTGGGGACGAAGCCAGCTAAACGGAACTCCTTCAGACGCTCCCTCGCTTTCTGCACTGAACGAGCACAG GGTGGATTTCTGACCCCACTCTTGAGAAGAACTGCCTCAGCAAAAAGCACCCTGAAGAAAGCCCCGTCTGCCCTGTTTATGGAGCATGGCAGGGTCTTCCAGAGGAAGAGG GAGTGGGAAACCAAAGCTTCAGGTTGA